One genomic segment of Candidatus Hydrogenedentota bacterium includes these proteins:
- a CDS encoding YfhO family protein translates to MTLRDSTPLREGLVHGLVLLLLLGAAFPGVFLRGEAAFPSDILYECRPWKAHAPQGFARSQNYLMSDPLSAFLPFYHVSEWALDAGEWPLWNPHELAGMPLLANCQSAVFYPPRLLFRVLSFPAAITVFVLLKLWLAGMAAYLCGRGLRLNAGAARLFSVAWMLSGYVFIWAYWPVSDAAAWFPIVFLGAEWALESRFRRAFWTTAIGGTLMFLAGHPESAFVLNVCLAIYMVFRLALARTGGILKPLGVWLGGWLVALIVCAPQLLPFLEYVVNSTPPGAGAHANFGPHPGLPARALASLWIPRFFGTTLERNYWGELDMNRFVMGYAGLPVWIVAALLLARPAMDRRMRARAIGLAAVAAICLLLAFEAPPFALLHALPGFNLVKRTYYVGFAVFALPLLAATVLQAWLEGRPRLRDLAWCMAAFAGIHLTTWLVYRFFAPLVRMLKMEDYVTGHWMVCAAAGLATMLVLAAAVRMKRPRAATALVALLVAADLLMAWRGINVTTPRSLWYPDTPLTRYLQALPGPCRVGLLEGMVPPGFMTPYGIQDINGYDGIYPERVIRLRQTLKTDAWNAIEPVYNVTHYLVNPEAWRYNAMAGPPIPLHESGRFERLDTIDGLEIYKNNRVLPRAFLTDKARIVPDTNDLFAILRDPGFDPRGEVLLPEPPDIALPEDRNGSTGTVRIVHYGTTRVEMETDAPGPRVLVLGDAYYPGWTATIDGGPVRILPAYYAFRAVSVPGGRHTVVFQYNPESFRLGMVLSVCAMLLAGIHVSRRLMV, encoded by the coding sequence ATGACGTTGCGGGACTCGACGCCGTTGCGCGAAGGGCTTGTCCATGGCCTTGTGTTGCTGCTCTTGCTGGGGGCGGCGTTTCCGGGCGTATTTCTGCGGGGGGAGGCGGCGTTTCCTTCGGATATTCTGTACGAGTGCCGTCCGTGGAAAGCGCATGCGCCGCAGGGGTTCGCGCGGTCGCAAAATTATCTCATGTCGGATCCGCTGTCTGCGTTCCTGCCCTTTTATCATGTGTCGGAATGGGCGCTCGACGCGGGGGAATGGCCCCTGTGGAATCCGCACGAACTGGCGGGGATGCCGCTGCTCGCCAATTGCCAGAGCGCGGTGTTCTATCCGCCGCGGCTGCTGTTTCGCGTGTTGTCGTTTCCGGCGGCTATCACGGTTTTCGTGCTCTTGAAATTGTGGCTGGCGGGAATGGCCGCGTACTTGTGCGGACGCGGCTTGCGCCTGAACGCGGGCGCGGCGCGCCTGTTTTCGGTCGCGTGGATGCTAAGCGGCTATGTATTCATCTGGGCGTACTGGCCGGTGTCCGATGCGGCGGCATGGTTTCCGATCGTGTTCCTTGGCGCGGAGTGGGCGCTGGAAAGCCGGTTCCGGCGCGCATTCTGGACGACGGCCATCGGCGGCACGCTGATGTTCCTCGCGGGCCATCCCGAATCGGCTTTCGTGCTGAACGTGTGTCTTGCGATATACATGGTCTTTCGACTGGCGCTTGCGCGCACCGGGGGGATTTTGAAGCCGCTGGGTGTGTGGCTGGGCGGCTGGCTCGTCGCGTTGATCGTGTGTGCGCCGCAATTGCTGCCGTTTCTCGAATACGTCGTAAACAGCACGCCGCCGGGCGCGGGCGCGCACGCGAATTTCGGGCCTCATCCGGGGTTGCCCGCGCGCGCGCTTGCGAGCCTTTGGATCCCCCGGTTTTTCGGCACGACCCTCGAACGAAACTACTGGGGCGAACTCGACATGAACCGTTTCGTGATGGGCTATGCGGGCCTGCCGGTTTGGATCGTCGCGGCGTTGCTGCTGGCGCGCCCGGCCATGGACCGCCGGATGCGCGCGCGCGCGATCGGCCTTGCGGCGGTCGCCGCGATATGCCTGTTGCTTGCATTTGAAGCGCCCCCGTTTGCCCTGCTGCATGCGTTGCCGGGTTTCAACCTTGTCAAGCGGACCTACTATGTTGGATTTGCCGTTTTCGCCTTGCCGCTGTTGGCGGCGACGGTCCTGCAGGCATGGCTCGAAGGCCGTCCCCGCCTGCGCGATTTGGCGTGGTGCATGGCCGCTTTCGCGGGAATCCATCTCACGACATGGCTTGTCTATCGGTTCTTCGCGCCGCTGGTGCGGATGTTGAAGATGGAGGATTACGTGACCGGCCACTGGATGGTGTGCGCCGCCGCCGGACTCGCGACGATGCTCGTTCTCGCGGCGGCCGTAAGGATGAAACGGCCAAGGGCCGCGACGGCCCTTGTCGCGTTGCTGGTGGCGGCGGATCTCCTGATGGCGTGGCGGGGGATCAATGTCACGACGCCGCGGTCTCTGTGGTATCCGGACACGCCCCTGACCCGCTATCTTCAGGCGCTTCCCGGACCGTGCCGCGTGGGATTGCTCGAGGGGATGGTGCCGCCGGGATTCATGACGCCCTACGGAATCCAGGACATCAACGGTTATGACGGTATTTACCCGGAGCGCGTCATCCGCCTTCGACAGACTCTCAAGACGGACGCATGGAACGCCATCGAGCCGGTGTACAACGTCACGCATTACCTTGTCAATCCGGAGGCATGGCGTTACAACGCAATGGCCGGGCCGCCCATTCCCCTGCACGAATCCGGCCGCTTTGAACGGCTGGATACGATTGACGGGCTGGAAATTTATAAAAACAACCGCGTGCTGCCGCGCGCCTTTCTAACAGACAAAGCGCGCATCGTTCCGGACACGAACGATCTCTTTGCGATTTTGCGCGATCCCGGGTTCGATCCGCGCGGCGAAGTGTTGCTGCCGGAACCGCCCGACATCGCGTTGCCGGAAGATCGGAACGGTTCGACCGGCACGGTCCGGATCGTTCATTACGGCACGACGCGCGTGGAAATGGAAACGGACGCGCCCGGGCCGCGCGTTCTGGTGCTCGGCGACGCGTATTATCCGGGCTGGACCGCGACGATTGACGGCGGCCCCGTCCGAATTCTGCCTGCCTATTATGCGTTTCGCGCGGTGTCGGTTCCCGGGGGACGGCATACGGTCGTGTTCCAGTACAATCCGGAGAGTTTTCGTCTGGGCATGGTCCTGTCCGTGTGCGCGATGCTGTTGGCGGGAATCCATGTATCGCGCCGTCTTATGGTATGA
- a CDS encoding SPFH domain-containing protein, with protein sequence MSTRDPSGRGPLYVGPKGAPFQWPALPPRAKTLGCLMVLVVALPLAFAASIFDYVKPNEFGIKEVKIGMDRGVQERVYGPGYWFVKPFGMEKMHHFPRQVLVLELSLAERAPDKSLASHSYSRAAKIQTSDGFFVDVDVTILYRIVDPYKLMTTLGPGLLYLNNGILPKAEPILKQTLGELKTEDFYNSPLRVKKTEMAKTLLDAEIAPKGMKVDQVLIRYFKYSDEIQKNIEAKKLQDQLVFKNQAEAKANTEEAAIKKAMQEGEVFVKLELEGGEAYKTEKAAETELYTRRKGAEGKLLVQTAEAQATEWKNAAMQLGGYDRKVALEMVKVLEGIDPIVVPCGGDQGVNPLALDSVLDMFGVKVDSGASTGPPPALPPPLEPSGAPSAGENAPTMAETPASAVPAEGGVQ encoded by the coding sequence ATGAGCACAAGAGATCCGAGTGGCCGGGGTCCACTGTATGTCGGGCCGAAGGGAGCGCCGTTCCAATGGCCGGCCCTGCCGCCGCGCGCCAAGACGCTGGGCTGCCTGATGGTCCTTGTCGTGGCGTTGCCGCTGGCTTTCGCCGCCTCGATTTTCGATTACGTCAAGCCGAATGAATTCGGAATCAAGGAAGTCAAGATCGGCATGGACCGCGGCGTTCAGGAACGCGTTTACGGTCCGGGTTATTGGTTTGTAAAACCGTTTGGAATGGAAAAGATGCACCATTTCCCGCGGCAGGTGCTGGTCTTGGAACTGTCCCTTGCGGAAAGGGCGCCGGACAAATCGTTGGCGTCGCATTCGTATTCCCGCGCCGCGAAGATTCAGACGTCGGACGGCTTTTTCGTGGATGTGGACGTGACGATTTTGTACCGGATCGTGGATCCGTACAAATTGATGACGACACTGGGGCCGGGCCTGCTTTATCTCAACAACGGCATCCTTCCCAAGGCGGAACCCATCCTCAAGCAGACGTTGGGCGAACTGAAAACCGAGGATTTCTACAACAGCCCGTTGCGCGTGAAGAAAACCGAAATGGCCAAGACGCTGCTGGATGCGGAAATCGCCCCAAAGGGCATGAAAGTGGACCAGGTGTTGATCCGCTATTTCAAGTACAGCGACGAAATCCAGAAGAACATCGAGGCCAAGAAATTGCAGGATCAACTGGTGTTCAAGAACCAGGCCGAAGCCAAGGCCAACACCGAAGAGGCGGCCATCAAGAAGGCCATGCAGGAAGGCGAGGTTTTCGTCAAACTGGAATTGGAGGGCGGCGAAGCCTACAAGACTGAGAAGGCCGCCGAAACCGAACTGTACACGCGCCGGAAAGGGGCCGAGGGCAAACTGCTCGTGCAGACAGCCGAGGCCCAAGCGACCGAATGGAAAAATGCCGCCATGCAGTTGGGCGGCTACGATCGCAAGGTGGCGCTCGAAATGGTCAAGGTGCTCGAGGGGATCGATCCCATCGTCGTGCCGTGCGGGGGCGATCAGGGCGTCAATCCGCTCGCGCTGGATTCCGTGCTCGACATGTTCGGCGTCAAGGTGGACTCGGGCGCCTCAACGGGGCCGCCGCCGGCCCTTCCCCCGCCGCTGGAACCGTCCGGGGCGCCGTCGGCCGGCGAGAATGCACCGACGATGGCCGAAACCCCGGCGTCCGCCGTTCCGGCGGAAGGAGGCGTCCAATGA
- a CDS encoding SPFH domain-containing protein — MKHAHALRLIAAAVLVACLAGCVPRSTGPTEVGVRTRKFPLMGPKGVENRVYPPGSTYFFVPFFNDWNTFDTRLNTLEMSGVNTKGDRRWGDDLLFKTVDGNDISLDIIVSWRIDPEKAPMILQEVATNMDELKENIIRAVTRSKPRDVFGELKTEDFYLAEKRSGKAHEVVKVLNEILSPYGVVVENVGTSDYRFNPDYQAAIEQRKVAEQRVEKARSTKMATEEEYRAKVEEAKGDVARMRAEADGAYKQAVIKADAQYKQMERQAEAILAEGRAEAEAIRKMNEALNGPGGEAVVKLAVAKALAGKRVALVPMAGGFDVRSTNINALLELYGIKAAAQQAPPASAQK; from the coding sequence ATGAAACACGCACATGCCCTTCGCCTTATCGCCGCGGCGGTATTGGTGGCCTGCCTGGCGGGTTGCGTTCCCCGTTCGACCGGTCCGACCGAGGTTGGCGTCCGCACGCGCAAGTTTCCGCTGATGGGCCCGAAAGGCGTCGAAAACCGCGTGTACCCGCCGGGTTCGACATACTTCTTCGTGCCTTTCTTCAATGACTGGAACACGTTCGACACGCGCCTGAACACGCTCGAAATGAGCGGCGTCAACACAAAAGGCGACCGGCGCTGGGGCGACGACCTGCTGTTCAAGACCGTGGACGGCAACGACATCAGCCTCGACATCATCGTTTCGTGGCGGATCGATCCCGAGAAGGCGCCCATGATCCTTCAGGAAGTCGCGACGAACATGGACGAACTCAAGGAAAACATCATTCGCGCGGTCACGCGCAGCAAACCCCGCGATGTGTTCGGCGAACTGAAGACCGAAGACTTCTATCTGGCCGAAAAACGCAGCGGAAAGGCGCACGAAGTCGTCAAGGTGCTCAACGAAATCCTGTCGCCCTATGGCGTGGTGGTCGAGAATGTCGGCACCAGCGATTACCGCTTCAATCCCGACTATCAGGCCGCGATCGAGCAGCGGAAGGTCGCCGAGCAGCGCGTCGAAAAAGCCCGTTCGACCAAAATGGCCACCGAAGAGGAATACCGGGCCAAGGTCGAGGAGGCCAAGGGCGATGTCGCCCGCATGCGGGCCGAAGCCGACGGCGCGTACAAACAGGCCGTGATCAAGGCCGACGCGCAATACAAGCAGATGGAACGCCAGGCCGAAGCCATCTTGGCGGAAGGCCGCGCCGAGGCCGAAGCCATCCGCAAGATGAACGAGGCGCTCAACGGACCCGGCGGCGAGGCGGTCGTCAAACTGGCCGTCGCCAAGGCCTTGGCCGGCAAGCGCGTCGCGCTGGTGCCCATGGCCGGCGGATTCGATGTCCGTTCAACCAATATCAACGCGTTGCTCGAACTGTACGGGATCAAGGCCGCCGCGCAACAGGCGCCGCCCGCTTCCGCCCAAAAATAG
- a CDS encoding CocE/NonD family hydrolase encodes MADGTLLATDYYLPKEGGPSWPVVLSRTTYPRSQGMRRAERYLDRGYAFVFQDVRGIGGSTGDRNIFFADGWRDGKQDGAETVAWIKSQPWCNGKIATVGESALGITQVLLAPATRDLACQIIVEAPSNFYHNLAYQGGVWKKNLADTWLSVLSLRESTPIYKGHSGWDEFWTHYDAETKAPDITAPAIHIGGWFDIFLQGTINNFMSRQYNGGPGAKGNQKLIMRFAVHNGRDDRDYKPNPNRRDLDIGQIERQFMDYWMKGEPNGIMDQPAVWYYTMGDDRDPNAPGNEWRTANDWPPFPTTATPFHLAPGGALLPEPNTESVRFDYEFNPLNPLRTDGGGNLFMPAGPHDQRKTNRNRRDVLKFATPPLAAPIEATGRVSVKLFVSTDAPDTDFTAKLVDIFPPGDDREILILDGIQRLRFRNGFDSPAPPPASPDDVFEITIDLWSTSWIFNTNHRIGVQISSSNYPRYEVNPNNGDDFPGKTAMRTAHNAVHAGKAYPSALILPVRQ; translated from the coding sequence ATGGCCGACGGAACCTTGCTGGCCACGGATTATTATTTGCCCAAGGAAGGCGGGCCGTCGTGGCCCGTGGTTTTGTCGCGTACAACCTATCCCCGTTCGCAGGGGATGCGGCGGGCGGAACGGTATCTCGATCGCGGTTATGCGTTCGTTTTCCAAGACGTGCGCGGCATCGGGGGCAGCACAGGCGACCGTAACATCTTTTTCGCCGACGGCTGGCGCGACGGCAAGCAGGACGGCGCCGAGACCGTGGCGTGGATCAAGAGCCAGCCTTGGTGCAACGGGAAGATCGCCACGGTGGGCGAGTCGGCTCTCGGCATCACCCAGGTTCTGCTGGCCCCCGCCACGCGCGACCTTGCCTGTCAGATCATCGTCGAAGCCCCGTCCAACTTCTACCATAACTTGGCGTATCAGGGCGGCGTGTGGAAAAAGAATCTGGCCGACACCTGGCTGTCTGTTCTGAGCCTTCGCGAAAGCACGCCCATTTACAAGGGGCATTCCGGCTGGGATGAATTCTGGACCCACTACGACGCGGAAACCAAGGCGCCCGACATCACGGCGCCCGCCATCCATATCGGCGGATGGTTCGACATATTCCTCCAGGGCACGATAAACAACTTCATGTCACGCCAATACAACGGCGGCCCGGGCGCCAAAGGCAACCAGAAACTGATCATGCGTTTCGCGGTGCACAACGGCAGGGATGACCGCGATTACAAGCCCAATCCGAACCGCCGCGACCTGGACATTGGTCAAATCGAACGGCAGTTCATGGACTATTGGATGAAAGGCGAACCGAACGGGATCATGGACCAGCCCGCCGTGTGGTATTACACGATGGGCGACGATCGCGATCCCAACGCGCCGGGCAACGAATGGCGCACCGCCAACGACTGGCCGCCGTTCCCAACAACCGCCACGCCGTTTCACCTTGCGCCGGGAGGGGCGCTCCTGCCGGAACCGAACACCGAATCCGTGCGGTTCGACTACGAGTTCAATCCGCTGAACCCCTTGCGCACGGACGGCGGCGGCAACCTCTTCATGCCCGCCGGTCCGCACGATCAACGCAAGACGAACCGAAACCGCCGGGACGTGCTGAAATTCGCCACGCCGCCTCTGGCGGCGCCGATCGAAGCGACCGGCCGCGTCTCCGTGAAATTGTTCGTCTCCACGGACGCGCCCGACACCGATTTCACGGCCAAGCTTGTGGACATTTTTCCCCCGGGCGACGACCGGGAAATCTTGATCCTCGACGGCATTCAACGGCTCAGGTTTCGCAACGGCTTCGATTCCCCCGCGCCGCCACCCGCCTCGCCGGACGATGTGTTCGAAATCACGATCGATCTCTGGAGCACCAGCTGGATTTTCAACACCAACCACCGCATCGGCGTGCAGATTTCCAGCAGCAACTATCCGCGCTACGAGGTCAATCCCAACAACGGGGACGATTTCCCCGGCAAGACCGCGATGCGCACCGCCCACAACGCCGTTCATGCCGGCAAAGCATATCCGAGCGCCCTCATCCTGCCCGTCAGGCAATGA